One part of the Sorangiineae bacterium MSr11954 genome encodes these proteins:
- a CDS encoding DNA translocase FtsK, protein MALPLFAPRRAVTHPASALPENTRAPSFLGAGAVLQPRNREVAALLLWTTAVFLTLALSSYEHDPATGQGTGADWVGPVGESCARALVSLIGVIAWAVPLETVLLGIPFVRGRRSAITLARLAGDLLIALTAAAMVQVGWPGQLAFGHHLAGGWVGELFGELSRSLFSTIGSFLVGFAFLGLILIGRASFSFIALMRWLARFGERSARGTASGARSVAEAWQTARQIEREKTEKARLAELPRIGAPAEGPATIAVLPDEADDDGFDAVPESGDAPDVDMGDVLAPSDAPKRRTRKPRAAAGANAAGANAGTGGAGANASGADGAGANASGADSADGGNSAPAPQPRRGRGAASASAEAKSADGKSEGKAGDGKSTDGKSTDGKSTDGKTTDAKASTKSADGRTPDRSDPVDLEEPEGASEPEPKAGRRRRGAAGGAQGKDAAPVESSGPTIIDTSAALAKELATPEPPPETLASAPPPASEAHGTSGAAAHGTPSTPSTPSTSSAAGHGAPSAPSAATAHSAPGAARPKDGTPTVAAPPPAPVKAGKDKLVPAFADGFRLPSIDFLIPSKEDPNLTIDHETLLKNAELLVKTLGDYGVSGKVEDILPGPTVTTFEVSPAAGTKVSKVASLADDLALALARKVRIVAPIPGKNRIGFELPNERRLPVNLRDLVEDRRFQTLDAPLPVVLGRDILGSPVYADLASMPHVIVAGATGAGKSVGLNVMLSSLLYRRTPDELRLLMIDPKVVELAPFDRIPHMLLPVVTDMKQAANALKWAVDEMERRYQLFADAGTKNIGTFNGWVERVHRGEAKNPAPKVVMAKDHNGLPEAINPDFTSGEQGEAPLPEKLPLIVIVVDEFADLMMQQGKEVEAAVARLAQKARAAGMHVILATQRPSVDVITGMIKANFPTRVAFRVAQKVDSRTILDEQGAEHLLGRGDMLIKLNGTNETKRVQCPMITEEEVQAITDFLRLQGEPVYDENILKPRDEDDAADAEQDAEQDAMYDDAVRLVADTRRCSTSWLQRKLGLGYNRAARIVEMMERRGLVGPANGAKDREVLISSL, encoded by the coding sequence ATGGCGCTTCCTCTCTTTGCTCCCCGTCGGGCCGTCACGCATCCCGCATCGGCTTTACCCGAAAACACGCGCGCGCCCTCATTTCTGGGCGCGGGTGCCGTCCTTCAACCGCGCAACCGCGAGGTTGCGGCGCTGCTTTTGTGGACGACGGCGGTCTTTCTCACCTTGGCGCTCAGCTCCTACGAGCACGATCCGGCCACGGGGCAGGGGACGGGGGCCGATTGGGTGGGCCCCGTTGGCGAGTCGTGCGCGCGGGCGCTCGTCTCCCTCATTGGCGTGATCGCATGGGCGGTGCCGCTCGAGACGGTGCTCCTCGGGATCCCGTTCGTTCGGGGACGTCGAAGCGCCATCACCCTGGCGCGGCTCGCGGGCGATCTGCTCATCGCGTTGACGGCGGCCGCGATGGTGCAGGTGGGTTGGCCCGGGCAATTGGCCTTTGGGCACCATCTGGCGGGGGGCTGGGTCGGCGAGCTTTTTGGCGAGCTTTCGCGCTCGCTCTTCTCGACCATCGGCTCCTTCCTCGTGGGATTTGCGTTCCTCGGCCTCATTTTGATCGGCCGCGCGTCGTTCTCGTTCATCGCCTTGATGCGGTGGCTGGCCCGCTTCGGGGAGCGCAGCGCGCGCGGCACGGCGTCCGGGGCCCGAAGCGTGGCGGAGGCCTGGCAAACGGCGCGTCAAATCGAGCGCGAAAAGACGGAAAAGGCGCGCCTCGCCGAGCTGCCCCGCATCGGTGCGCCCGCCGAGGGCCCGGCCACGATTGCCGTCTTGCCGGACGAGGCGGACGACGATGGGTTCGACGCGGTGCCCGAATCGGGCGATGCACCCGACGTCGACATGGGCGACGTGCTCGCTCCAAGCGACGCGCCCAAACGGCGCACGCGAAAGCCGCGGGCCGCGGCGGGCGCGAATGCGGCGGGCGCGAATGCCGGAACGGGCGGCGCCGGCGCGAATGCGTCCGGGGCGGATGGCGCCGGCGCGAATGCGTCCGGGGCGGATTCCGCGGACGGTGGCAACAGCGCCCCGGCGCCCCAACCCCGGCGGGGGAGGGGAGCCGCATCGGCATCGGCCGAGGCGAAATCCGCCGACGGCAAGTCCGAAGGCAAGGCGGGCGACGGCAAGAGCACCGACGGCAAGAGCACCGACGGCAAGAGCACCGACGGCAAGACCACCGACGCCAAGGCATCGACCAAGAGCGCCGACGGCCGCACCCCCGACCGATCCGACCCGGTCGACCTCGAAGAGCCCGAAGGAGCATCGGAGCCCGAGCCGAAGGCCGGACGCCGTCGCCGCGGCGCCGCAGGCGGAGCGCAGGGCAAAGACGCCGCCCCCGTCGAGAGCTCCGGCCCCACCATCATCGACACGTCGGCCGCCCTCGCCAAGGAGCTCGCCACCCCCGAGCCCCCGCCCGAGACCCTCGCGTCCGCACCGCCGCCGGCCTCCGAAGCCCACGGCACCTCCGGCGCCGCCGCGCACGGCACCCCCAGCACCCCCAGCACCCCCAGCACCTCCAGCGCCGCAGGGCACGGCGCCCCCAGCGCACCCAGTGCCGCCACCGCGCATAGCGCACCCGGCGCAGCAAGGCCGAAAGACGGCACGCCCACGGTGGCCGCGCCACCACCCGCACCTGTCAAAGCCGGCAAGGACAAGCTCGTCCCCGCCTTTGCCGATGGCTTCCGCCTGCCGTCCATCGACTTTCTCATCCCGTCGAAAGAAGACCCGAACCTCACCATCGACCACGAGACGTTGCTCAAGAACGCCGAGCTGCTCGTCAAAACGCTGGGCGACTACGGCGTCAGCGGCAAGGTGGAAGACATCCTCCCCGGCCCCACGGTCACCACCTTCGAGGTCTCGCCGGCCGCTGGCACGAAAGTGTCCAAGGTGGCTTCGCTCGCCGACGACTTGGCGCTCGCCCTCGCCCGAAAGGTCCGCATCGTCGCCCCCATTCCGGGCAAAAACCGCATTGGTTTCGAGCTCCCCAACGAGCGCCGCCTCCCGGTCAACCTGCGCGACTTGGTCGAGGACCGCCGCTTTCAGACCTTGGATGCCCCGCTGCCCGTGGTGCTCGGCCGCGACATCCTGGGAAGCCCCGTCTATGCCGACCTCGCGAGCATGCCGCACGTCATCGTGGCCGGCGCGACGGGGGCCGGAAAGAGCGTCGGGCTGAATGTCATGCTCTCCTCGCTCCTGTACCGGCGCACCCCCGACGAGCTTCGCCTGTTGATGATCGACCCCAAGGTGGTCGAGCTCGCGCCCTTCGATCGCATCCCCCACATGCTCTTGCCGGTGGTCACCGACATGAAGCAGGCCGCCAACGCGCTCAAGTGGGCGGTCGACGAGATGGAGCGCCGCTACCAGCTCTTTGCCGATGCCGGTACCAAGAACATCGGCACCTTCAACGGGTGGGTCGAGCGGGTGCACCGCGGCGAGGCCAAAAATCCTGCTCCCAAGGTGGTCATGGCCAAGGACCACAACGGGCTCCCCGAGGCCATCAACCCCGACTTCACCAGCGGTGAGCAAGGCGAGGCGCCTCTCCCCGAGAAGCTGCCGCTCATCGTCATCGTGGTCGACGAGTTTGCCGACTTGATGATGCAGCAGGGCAAAGAGGTGGAGGCCGCCGTGGCACGCTTGGCACAGAAAGCCCGCGCCGCCGGGATGCACGTCATCTTGGCAACGCAGCGCCCCAGCGTCGATGTCATCACCGGCATGATCAAGGCGAACTTCCCCACCCGCGTCGCCTTCCGCGTCGCGCAAAAGGTCGACAGCCGCACCATCTTGGACGAGCAGGGCGCCGAGCATCTCCTGGGCCGCGGCGACATGCTCATCAAGCTGAATGGCACGAACGAAACCAAGCGCGTGCAGTGCCCGATGATCACCGAGGAAGAAGTCCAAGCGATCACGGACTTTCTGCGGCTGCAGGGCGAGCCCGTGTACGACGAGAACATCCTCAAGCCGCGCGATGAAGACGACGCCGCCGACGCCGAGCAGGACGCCGAACAGGATGCCATGTACGATGACGCGGTGCGTCTGGTGGCCGATACCCGGCGTTGTTCCACGTCGTGGCTGCAGCGCAAACTGGGTCTCGGCTACAACCGCGCGGCCCGCATCGTCGAAATGATGGAGCGGCGCGGCTTGGTCGGCCCGGCCAACGGCGCGAAGGACCGCGAGGTCCTCATCAGCAGCTTGTAA
- a CDS encoding PQQ-like beta-propeller repeat protein — MVLVTLVLVLAVVRMRRSRSSATAPPAHAGADASAEGGSLRGPAYTASSARLPDAVTRMQHGDPRRTHRARGTGPREAKVAWKADVGGPVQGQVVASPDEKTLYVGSLGGTLTALGRDGRIAWKVDLHGRVYSTPCVGADGTIYVGSDARQFFAVNPAGSIRWKLDTEGDADTGAALAPNGSIVFASERTVYSVRPSGEVAWRFRARGKIFTTPAVAEDGTIYVGSQDDRAYALAPNGTVRWSTELGSDVDGSPALGDDGALFMGTDGGEVVRLGSKGEIVWRALVGGFVRGPLAIGRDGDVLAGVYGPSPREVRISAATGSVLGSMGVQGTGAREFGVHGGALEDDDGTLYFGAQDDAAYAVDRQGSLRWRFATGADVDAPLTLLGDGSLIVPSDDGIVYLLAGSAH, encoded by the coding sequence GTGGTGCTGGTGACGTTGGTGCTGGTGCTTGCGGTGGTTCGCATGCGCCGTTCGCGGAGCTCGGCCACGGCTCCCCCGGCTCATGCTGGCGCCGATGCTTCGGCCGAAGGGGGATCGCTTCGCGGCCCAGCATACACGGCGTCCTCGGCGCGCCTGCCGGACGCGGTCACCCGCATGCAGCACGGCGACCCGCGCAGGACGCACCGCGCCCGCGGCACCGGGCCGCGTGAGGCGAAGGTCGCCTGGAAGGCCGACGTGGGCGGTCCCGTGCAGGGACAGGTCGTGGCCTCACCCGACGAGAAAACGCTCTATGTCGGGTCGCTGGGGGGCACCCTGACGGCACTTGGCCGCGATGGGCGGATCGCGTGGAAGGTCGACCTCCACGGAAGGGTGTACAGTACACCTTGTGTGGGCGCCGACGGGACCATCTATGTCGGCAGCGACGCCCGGCAGTTCTTTGCCGTCAACCCCGCCGGATCCATTCGCTGGAAGCTCGACACCGAGGGCGACGCCGACACCGGCGCGGCGCTGGCACCCAACGGCAGCATCGTCTTTGCCTCCGAGCGCACCGTGTACTCCGTGCGACCTTCGGGCGAGGTCGCCTGGCGATTCCGCGCCCGCGGGAAAATTTTTACGACACCGGCCGTGGCCGAAGATGGCACAATTTACGTCGGCTCGCAGGACGACCGTGCCTATGCGCTGGCGCCAAATGGCACGGTGCGCTGGTCGACCGAGCTGGGCTCCGATGTCGATGGCTCGCCCGCGCTGGGGGATGATGGCGCGCTGTTCATGGGGACGGACGGGGGCGAGGTCGTGCGGCTGGGCTCGAAAGGGGAAATCGTCTGGCGGGCCTTGGTCGGTGGGTTCGTCCGCGGACCGCTTGCGATTGGCCGCGATGGCGATGTGCTCGCGGGTGTCTACGGGCCATCCCCGCGTGAGGTTCGCATCTCGGCCGCGACCGGCAGCGTCTTGGGATCGATGGGCGTGCAGGGAACGGGGGCGCGCGAGTTTGGCGTCCATGGTGGCGCGCTGGAGGATGACGACGGCACACTTTACTTCGGGGCCCAGGACGACGCGGCCTATGCCGTCGACCGGCAAGGAAGCTTGCGCTGGCGTTTTGCGACCGGAGCGGACGTGGATGCACCGCTCACGTTGCTCGGTGACGGTTCGCTGATCGTCCCCTCCGACGACGGAATCGTGTACCTACTTGCCGGCTCTGCGCATTAA
- a CDS encoding cyclic nucleotide-binding domain-containing protein, with the protein MDGIPPAAKTDAEDVVWALQTADALWKRHERVDAIVWLRRAAQAAAESQNDDRALILARYAAELSEWIARHPVPGNAGSRGGASELGTSGLRVGGEPGISVGGDVLPDDLEPPPGFEDEIITNARTLAAISGEVLVPPEVRGMPRPTFDVEPRSSSAQAQERLELPKRVPPNLGVDSLRRPRPPRPGPPSETGPRPRADVPRPSASSPSMSKKPIPPPLPPRRPAAPPLPLPEPPAPEPPASMRSPESMRSQEPTMLVEDEELLPSLNLSLIEEEEDEANQISQEPPPAVASSSSAEAAIDSYEPVSLQDPQPPPEPELELERPLPEPEPLPEPPPPTDAAAFDSVTQRIKADLRALDVSTRRTATSEMDTPAEMETPAPGSTTPIPPGSVTPAPPSPTPVPRSGGPLFEVPRLDPPRIERESVDLSRSEAFSDLPDDAREAFAAAAQIHELRSDEEAAGFALAVVIEGDVDVCATIVDAIGERLTTGAVLRAQGSIGIGAPLRFVCASEQARVATWDASAVEEAFRTCPWVEEDLCEAANRTHAIVGATMGPLGERLDATLRRQITDRLDVRALEPGDVLVEKGQPVPGVVLVGVGTLEIVRDGAVVEHVSSGQFLFASSILGGGAAPATARASAEGAIILFADRMVAHELLVTCPPLLEVLAGM; encoded by the coding sequence ATGGACGGCATCCCGCCTGCCGCAAAAACCGACGCGGAGGACGTCGTTTGGGCCCTCCAGACCGCCGACGCCCTCTGGAAACGACACGAGAGGGTCGACGCGATCGTGTGGCTTCGACGAGCCGCGCAAGCCGCCGCCGAGTCCCAGAACGACGACCGCGCGCTGATCCTCGCCCGCTACGCGGCGGAGCTCTCCGAGTGGATCGCGCGCCACCCCGTCCCCGGCAACGCCGGCTCGAGGGGCGGCGCCAGCGAGCTCGGGACCTCCGGTTTGCGCGTCGGCGGCGAGCCGGGGATCTCCGTGGGCGGCGACGTCCTGCCCGACGATCTCGAGCCCCCGCCGGGCTTCGAGGACGAGATCATCACCAACGCCCGCACCCTGGCCGCCATCAGCGGCGAGGTCCTGGTGCCGCCCGAGGTGCGCGGCATGCCGCGGCCGACCTTCGACGTGGAGCCGCGCTCGAGCTCCGCGCAAGCGCAAGAGCGCCTCGAGCTGCCCAAGCGTGTACCGCCCAACCTGGGCGTCGATTCTTTGCGGCGGCCGCGACCTCCGCGCCCGGGGCCTCCGTCCGAAACGGGGCCGCGCCCGCGCGCAGATGTACCTCGTCCGTCGGCGTCATCGCCATCCATGTCGAAAAAACCGATCCCACCGCCGCTTCCCCCGAGGCGCCCGGCCGCCCCGCCGCTGCCCTTGCCCGAACCGCCTGCCCCGGAGCCGCCCGCGTCGATGCGCTCGCCGGAGTCGATGCGCTCGCAGGAGCCCACGATGCTCGTGGAGGACGAGGAGCTCCTGCCCAGCCTCAATTTGTCGCTCATCGAGGAAGAAGAGGACGAGGCCAACCAAATCAGCCAGGAGCCGCCGCCCGCCGTGGCATCGTCCAGCTCCGCGGAGGCGGCGATTGACTCGTACGAGCCGGTGAGCCTCCAGGATCCGCAGCCGCCTCCGGAGCCCGAGTTGGAGCTGGAGCGGCCGCTGCCGGAGCCGGAGCCGCTGCCCGAGCCTCCGCCGCCGACCGACGCTGCGGCGTTCGACAGCGTGACCCAGCGAATCAAGGCGGACTTGCGCGCGCTCGACGTCTCGACGCGCCGCACCGCGACCTCCGAGATGGACACACCCGCCGAGATGGAAACGCCAGCACCTGGCTCCACCACCCCCATACCGCCCGGATCGGTGACCCCCGCGCCGCCGAGCCCCACGCCGGTGCCGCGCTCGGGCGGGCCTCTCTTCGAGGTACCCCGCCTCGATCCCCCGCGGATCGAGCGGGAGTCGGTCGACCTTTCCCGGTCGGAGGCCTTCTCCGACCTCCCCGACGATGCGCGCGAAGCCTTCGCGGCGGCCGCGCAGATTCACGAGCTGCGGTCGGACGAGGAGGCCGCAGGTTTTGCGCTGGCCGTGGTGATCGAGGGCGATGTCGACGTATGTGCAACCATCGTCGATGCCATCGGCGAGCGCTTGACCACGGGCGCCGTGCTCCGGGCGCAGGGCTCGATTGGCATCGGCGCCCCGCTGCGGTTCGTGTGCGCGTCGGAGCAAGCGCGCGTGGCCACGTGGGATGCGTCCGCCGTGGAAGAAGCTTTTCGCACCTGCCCGTGGGTGGAGGAAGATCTCTGCGAGGCGGCCAACCGGACCCATGCCATCGTGGGTGCAACCATGGGCCCGCTGGGCGAGCGGCTCGACGCAACGCTTCGCAGGCAGATCACCGATCGCCTCGATGTGCGGGCCTTGGAGCCGGGCGACGTCCTGGTCGAGAAGGGGCAGCCCGTTCCGGGGGTGGTCCTGGTGGGCGTGGGTACGCTGGAGATCGTTCGGGATGGTGCCGTGGTCGAGCACGTTTCATCCGGGCAGTTCCTCTTCGCGTCCTCCATCCTTGGGGGCGGCGCGGCACCGGCGACGGCGCGGGCATCGGCCGAGGGGGCGATCATCCTCTTTGCCGATCGCATGGTGGCGCACGAGCTCCTCGTCACGTGCCCTCCGTTGCTCGAAGTTCTGGCGGGGATGTAA
- a CDS encoding sigma 54-interacting transcriptional regulator codes for MATDETLSKRSHEVNAVRLASVRPYLVLAVQCEQPLERARRYWLHGVDEVLIGRGELEPEGAQVVSEERRTIVVRVPDPRASREHARLLRADNRWVLVDENSKNGVFVNGVAAQRAWLNDGDLFEIGHTFFLFREDAVSPEDDALDAAPKPAADEFATLLPSFARELDKLARVARTQVPVLLEGETGTGKEVIARGYHRCSLRPGPLVPVNCGALPETLLETELFGYRKGAFSGADEQRAGLVRSADGGTLLLDEVAELPFPSQAAFLRVLQESEVVPVGGTRPVRVDFRLLSATHGDLARMVEDGAFRADLYARLVGFKLRLPPLRERRDDLGLIIPAILARSGPEAARVSFSPNVIRAFFAYSWPLNIRELERCLTAALAIARDRIQPQHLPEAIQKVLAFPEESSAPLSLAPAAAPEHPKNGERERLIALLREHRGNIRRVAEALATSRAQVHRLLDRHALDAAEFRR; via the coding sequence ATGGCGACCGACGAGACCCTGTCCAAGCGCTCCCACGAGGTGAATGCCGTTCGCCTCGCGTCCGTGCGGCCGTACCTCGTCCTGGCCGTTCAGTGCGAACAGCCGCTCGAGCGCGCGCGCCGCTACTGGCTCCACGGCGTCGACGAGGTGCTCATCGGCCGCGGCGAGCTCGAACCCGAAGGCGCGCAGGTGGTATCCGAAGAGCGCCGCACGATCGTGGTGCGCGTCCCCGATCCGCGGGCCTCCCGGGAGCACGCGCGGCTCTTGCGCGCCGACAACCGCTGGGTGCTGGTCGACGAGAACTCGAAGAATGGCGTGTTCGTCAACGGCGTGGCGGCGCAGCGCGCATGGTTGAACGATGGCGATCTCTTCGAGATCGGGCACACGTTCTTCCTCTTTCGCGAAGACGCGGTGTCGCCCGAGGACGATGCGCTCGACGCTGCGCCCAAACCCGCCGCCGACGAGTTCGCGACCTTGCTCCCTTCCTTTGCGCGGGAGCTGGACAAACTCGCGCGGGTCGCGCGCACGCAGGTCCCGGTGCTGCTCGAGGGTGAGACGGGCACCGGAAAAGAGGTCATCGCCCGCGGATACCACCGCTGCTCGCTGCGCCCGGGGCCCTTGGTCCCCGTCAACTGTGGCGCGCTGCCGGAGACGCTGCTCGAGACGGAGCTCTTCGGCTATCGCAAGGGCGCGTTCTCCGGCGCCGACGAGCAGCGCGCGGGCCTGGTGCGGAGCGCCGACGGCGGCACCTTGCTCCTCGACGAGGTGGCGGAGCTTCCGTTCCCGTCGCAGGCGGCGTTCCTCCGCGTTCTGCAGGAGAGCGAGGTCGTGCCGGTGGGCGGCACGCGCCCGGTGCGCGTGGACTTTCGTCTGCTCTCCGCCACCCACGGCGATCTGGCGCGCATGGTGGAAGATGGCGCCTTTCGCGCCGACCTCTATGCGCGGTTGGTCGGCTTCAAGCTCCGCCTGCCCCCGCTGCGCGAGCGCCGCGACGATCTCGGGCTCATCATCCCCGCCATCCTCGCGCGCTCCGGCCCCGAAGCGGCGCGCGTCTCGTTCAGCCCCAACGTCATCCGCGCGTTCTTCGCCTACTCCTGGCCGCTCAACATCCGCGAGCTCGAACGGTGCTTGACGGCGGCCCTGGCCATCGCCCGCGACCGCATCCAGCCGCAGCACCTCCCCGAGGCGATTCAAAAAGTCCTCGCGTTCCCCGAGGAGAGCTCCGCGCCGCTTTCACTTGCTCCGGCCGCCGCGCCCGAGCATCCGAAGAACGGTGAGCGCGAGCGGCTGATCGCGCTCCTCCGCGAGCACCGCGGAAATATCCGCCGCGTCGCCGAGGCCCTCGCCACCTCCCGCGCGCAGGTGCATCGCCTGCTCGACCGCCACGCGCTCGACGCGGCCGAGTTCCGGCGGTAG
- a CDS encoding serine/threonine protein kinase: protein MRWIRVALRGREHDLETAEDVERRILPVRDRKEPFPPGTVLLGKYRVERVLGRGGMGVVVAALNVDLEQPVALKFLLAESNRPADTLERFTREARAASKLRSEHAARVIDVGKLASGEPYIVMELLEGRDLKELLVDEGPLPFASAVDYVLQAIDAVAEAHQLGIVHRDLKPSNLFLANRPAGEPLIKLLDFGISKMLDPLDESGDRVAITATTAFLGSPAYMSPEQCRSPRDVDTRTDIWSLGAILYELITERRPFPGATEAMVLAAVLEREPAPMGTVVPGLPPALEEAIFRCLRKAREQRFETVADLALAIAPFGTGQATRSVERAVRLLRRDSAPAIARTGASSSVAASSSRASSSGVTPSMGVSASASSTATARTRRLAVGGVVALVLAAAGAGGFMALRRGLGETPEVRKMPEAWGTPSAAVSMAALPQAPILAASALGRPPPVASEASSASAPASSALLELPKEKAASPPRSRSRPAGAHPAAGATANSGAASSAGAASSAGAASNAGPSPSASANRPEPSIGSLLDTRQ, encoded by the coding sequence GTGCGATGGATTCGTGTGGCCCTGAGGGGGAGAGAGCACGATCTGGAGACCGCGGAGGACGTGGAGCGTCGCATTCTGCCCGTGCGCGACCGCAAAGAGCCGTTCCCCCCCGGCACCGTGCTCCTCGGAAAATACCGGGTGGAGCGCGTGCTCGGTCGAGGAGGCATGGGGGTGGTCGTCGCCGCGCTCAACGTGGATCTCGAGCAGCCCGTGGCGCTCAAGTTTCTCCTGGCCGAGTCGAACCGCCCGGCGGACACGCTCGAGCGTTTTACGCGGGAGGCGCGCGCGGCCAGCAAGCTGCGGAGCGAGCACGCGGCGCGGGTGATCGACGTGGGGAAGCTCGCCAGCGGAGAGCCCTACATCGTGATGGAGCTGCTCGAGGGGCGCGATCTCAAGGAGCTGCTCGTGGACGAGGGGCCGCTGCCGTTTGCGTCGGCCGTCGACTACGTGCTCCAAGCCATCGACGCGGTGGCCGAGGCGCACCAGCTGGGCATCGTGCACCGCGATCTGAAGCCGTCGAACTTGTTTCTGGCCAACCGCCCCGCCGGTGAGCCGCTCATCAAGCTGCTCGACTTCGGCATTTCCAAGATGCTCGATCCGCTCGACGAGTCGGGGGATCGGGTCGCCATCACGGCCACCACGGCGTTTTTGGGCTCGCCCGCGTACATGTCCCCGGAGCAGTGCCGCTCGCCGCGGGACGTCGACACGCGCACGGACATTTGGTCGTTGGGCGCCATCCTCTACGAGCTGATCACCGAGCGGCGTCCGTTCCCTGGCGCCACCGAGGCCATGGTGCTGGCCGCCGTCCTCGAGCGCGAGCCCGCGCCCATGGGGACCGTGGTCCCCGGCTTGCCGCCCGCGCTGGAGGAGGCGATTTTTCGCTGTCTGCGAAAAGCGCGGGAGCAGCGCTTCGAGACGGTGGCCGATCTCGCGCTCGCCATCGCTCCGTTCGGAACGGGCCAGGCGACGCGAAGCGTGGAGCGCGCCGTTCGCCTTCTCCGCCGCGATTCGGCGCCGGCCATCGCGCGAACGGGGGCGTCTTCGTCGGTGGCGGCGTCGTCGTCCAGGGCGTCTTCGTCCGGGGTGACGCCGTCGATGGGCGTGTCGGCGAGCGCGAGCTCCACGGCGACGGCGCGCACGCGGCGCCTGGCGGTGGGCGGCGTGGTGGCGCTCGTCCTTGCGGCGGCCGGCGCAGGCGGGTTCATGGCGCTTCGGCGCGGGCTCGGGGAGACGCCGGAGGTTCGGAAAATGCCGGAGGCGTGGGGGACGCCCTCCGCCGCTGTCTCGATGGCGGCCTTGCCGCAAGCTCCGATCTTGGCGGCATCCGCTTTGGGTCGGCCCCCGCCGGTCGCATCCGAAGCTTCGAGCGCGAGCGCGCCGGCGTCGTCGGCGCTTTTGGAGCTGCCCAAGGAAAAAGCGGCAAGCCCGCCTCGTTCACGATCGCGCCCCGCAGGCGCGCATCCGGCGGCCGGTGCGACCGCAAACTCCGGCGCGGCCTCGAGCGCCGGCGCGGCCTCGAGCGCCGGTGCAGCCTCGAACGCCGGCCCGAGCCCGAGCGCCAGCGCGAACCGCCCCGAGCCATCCATCGGCAGTCTGCTCGACACGCGTCAGTGA